From a region of the Mytilus galloprovincialis chromosome 3, xbMytGall1.hap1.1, whole genome shotgun sequence genome:
- the LOC143067748 gene encoding prelamin-A/C-like isoform X1, giving the protein MFRWNSSYCENRCRSGNSSYGNKPHSRGSFMFNSSETKGNINAFSNPKTVAFQSFSRSSSAEPKAWQNGGGMTSSSSYTYTGKDIGNTYNQNSFTSTVRLEDKEELQRLNDRLSQYIIKVRQLWEQRGQIDSVAFIKSTKILEEEVIKLKGLYEHELEKIRKQLQDNARDKNNFQQQCGIYMQTIEDLKKSLSMESDKNRGLIERINGYEQEMSYLKQEITKMKSAPRAVDESPMLRKQVEDLSREREDFMGRWEKEVHFRKGIEEAFGAYKKKAEFDINVLNQQLADMTQRFEATKSTIMTMETRIRESGKSETNIKDLLRQVRLAAEEELRKYQSDAELKYSKSISALQSQLQGDAGVIGKLEQEKTQIMGSFGDLKTRIAALEAQIGAMGQEKRSLEALIAQERTMAAAQLHEMERRFKEMQSALFVKLEELNVSKESYIPLKAEIEAMKILLAEEEKRLSSPIKYTTTVKQTFHQADSSFTKQSCCENGGGWTTKSRGSVYAPGGTTTRRTYYSK; this is encoded by the exons ATGTTTCGGTGGAATTCATCATATTGTGAAAACCGGTGTAGAAG tggtAACAGCAGTTATGGAAATAAACCACACAGTCGAGGCAGCTTTATGTTCAACTCCAGTGAAACTAAAGGAAATATCAATGCCTTTTCTAACCCCAAGACTGTCGCCTTTCAATCGTTTTCGAGATCATCGTCAGCAGAACCAAAAGCATGGCAAAATGGTGGAGGAATGACTTCAAGTAGCAGTTACACTTACACTGGAAAAGACATCGGAAATACCTATAACCAGAACAGTTTTACGTCTACAGTTCGTTTAGAGGATAAAGAGGAACTACAGAGGTTAAATGACAGGCTGTCACAATATATAATTAAAGTAAGACAGCTTTGGGAACAACGAGGACAAATTGACTCTGTCGCTTTCATTAAATCAACAAAAATACTGGAAGAAGAGGTTATAAAGCTAAAAGGATTATATGAACACGAACTTGAAAAAATAAG aaagcAACTACAAGACAATGCACGTGATAAAAACAACTTCCAGCAACAATGTGGGATCTACATGCAAACCATTGAAGATCTGAAAAAGAG CTTATCGATGGAATCTGATAAAAACCGAGGTCTAATTGAAAGGATCAATGGATATGAACAGGAAATGAGTTACTTAAAACAAGAAATAACTAAGATGAAGTCAGCACCTAGAGCTGTTGATGAAAGTCCGATGCTGAGAAAGCAAGTAGAGGATCTATCTAGGGAAAGAGAAGACTTCATGGGAAG ATGGGAAAAAGAAGTACACTTTAGAAAGGGTATTGAAGAAGCATTTGGTGCATATAAAAAGAAAGCAGAATTCGACATTAATGTGTTAAACCAGCAGCTGGCTGACATGACCCAACGTTTCGAGGCGACAAAATCTACTATAATGACTATGGAGACCCGTATTAGAGAGTCTGGCAAGTCTGAAACAAATATCAAGGATCTACTAAGACAAGTGCGATTAGCTGCAGAGGAAGAACTTAGAAAATACCAATCAGATGCTGAATTAAAATATAGCAAAAGT atttccgCATTGCAATCACAATTACAAGGTGATGCTGGTGTGATAGGAAAGTTGGAACAGGAGAAAACACAAATCATGGGCAGTTTCGGCGATTTAAAAACAAGAATCGCAGCATTGGAGGCACAA ATTGGCGCCATGGGCCAGGAAAAACGATCATTAGAGGCTTTGATAGCACAAGAAAGGACAATGGCTGCTGCACAGCTTCATGAGATGGAACGAAGATTCAAAGAAATGCAGAGCGCTCTGTTTGTAAAGTTAGAAGAGTTGAATGTTTCTAAGGAATCTTATATTCCACTTAAAGCAGAGATTGAAGCCATGAAAATATTGCTTGCCGAAGAAGAAAAAAG ATTGAGCTCACCAATAAAGTACACAACTACGGTCAAACAAACCTTCCATCAGGCAGATTCCTCGTTTACAAAACAGAGTTGCTGTGAAAATGGTGGTGGCTGGACTACAAAGAGTAGAGGAAGTGTTTATGCTCCAGGAGGAACAACTACTCGACGCACTTATTACTCTAAATAA
- the LOC143067748 gene encoding prelamin-A/C-like isoform X2, whose translation MFPWMSGVRYNSGNSSYGNKPHSRGSFMFNSSETKGNINAFSNPKTVAFQSFSRSSSAEPKAWQNGGGMTSSSSYTYTGKDIGNTYNQNSFTSTVRLEDKEELQRLNDRLSQYIIKVRQLWEQRGQIDSVAFIKSTKILEEEVIKLKGLYEHELEKIRKQLQDNARDKNNFQQQCGIYMQTIEDLKKSLSMESDKNRGLIERINGYEQEMSYLKQEITKMKSAPRAVDESPMLRKQVEDLSREREDFMGRWEKEVHFRKGIEEAFGAYKKKAEFDINVLNQQLADMTQRFEATKSTIMTMETRIRESGKSETNIKDLLRQVRLAAEEELRKYQSDAELKYSKSISALQSQLQGDAGVIGKLEQEKTQIMGSFGDLKTRIAALEAQIGAMGQEKRSLEALIAQERTMAAAQLHEMERRFKEMQSALFVKLEELNVSKESYIPLKAEIEAMKILLAEEEKRLSSPIKYTTTVKQTFHQADSSFTKQSCCENGGGWTTKSRGSVYAPGGTTTRRTYYSK comes from the exons ATGTTTCCGTGGATGTCAGGAGTCAGATATAACAG tggtAACAGCAGTTATGGAAATAAACCACACAGTCGAGGCAGCTTTATGTTCAACTCCAGTGAAACTAAAGGAAATATCAATGCCTTTTCTAACCCCAAGACTGTCGCCTTTCAATCGTTTTCGAGATCATCGTCAGCAGAACCAAAAGCATGGCAAAATGGTGGAGGAATGACTTCAAGTAGCAGTTACACTTACACTGGAAAAGACATCGGAAATACCTATAACCAGAACAGTTTTACGTCTACAGTTCGTTTAGAGGATAAAGAGGAACTACAGAGGTTAAATGACAGGCTGTCACAATATATAATTAAAGTAAGACAGCTTTGGGAACAACGAGGACAAATTGACTCTGTCGCTTTCATTAAATCAACAAAAATACTGGAAGAAGAGGTTATAAAGCTAAAAGGATTATATGAACACGAACTTGAAAAAATAAG aaagcAACTACAAGACAATGCACGTGATAAAAACAACTTCCAGCAACAATGTGGGATCTACATGCAAACCATTGAAGATCTGAAAAAGAG CTTATCGATGGAATCTGATAAAAACCGAGGTCTAATTGAAAGGATCAATGGATATGAACAGGAAATGAGTTACTTAAAACAAGAAATAACTAAGATGAAGTCAGCACCTAGAGCTGTTGATGAAAGTCCGATGCTGAGAAAGCAAGTAGAGGATCTATCTAGGGAAAGAGAAGACTTCATGGGAAG ATGGGAAAAAGAAGTACACTTTAGAAAGGGTATTGAAGAAGCATTTGGTGCATATAAAAAGAAAGCAGAATTCGACATTAATGTGTTAAACCAGCAGCTGGCTGACATGACCCAACGTTTCGAGGCGACAAAATCTACTATAATGACTATGGAGACCCGTATTAGAGAGTCTGGCAAGTCTGAAACAAATATCAAGGATCTACTAAGACAAGTGCGATTAGCTGCAGAGGAAGAACTTAGAAAATACCAATCAGATGCTGAATTAAAATATAGCAAAAGT atttccgCATTGCAATCACAATTACAAGGTGATGCTGGTGTGATAGGAAAGTTGGAACAGGAGAAAACACAAATCATGGGCAGTTTCGGCGATTTAAAAACAAGAATCGCAGCATTGGAGGCACAA ATTGGCGCCATGGGCCAGGAAAAACGATCATTAGAGGCTTTGATAGCACAAGAAAGGACAATGGCTGCTGCACAGCTTCATGAGATGGAACGAAGATTCAAAGAAATGCAGAGCGCTCTGTTTGTAAAGTTAGAAGAGTTGAATGTTTCTAAGGAATCTTATATTCCACTTAAAGCAGAGATTGAAGCCATGAAAATATTGCTTGCCGAAGAAGAAAAAAG ATTGAGCTCACCAATAAAGTACACAACTACGGTCAAACAAACCTTCCATCAGGCAGATTCCTCGTTTACAAAACAGAGTTGCTGTGAAAATGGTGGTGGCTGGACTACAAAGAGTAGAGGAAGTGTTTATGCTCCAGGAGGAACAACTACTCGACGCACTTATTACTCTAAATAA